One window of Ralstonia pickettii DTP0602 genomic DNA carries:
- a CDS encoding ABC transporter (K10001: gltI, aatJ; glutamate/aspartate transport system substrate-binding protein), which translates to MKPLHTRRPATRRTLAAAALLLAAGAAQAADGDTLKKIKDSGVISLGYRESSIPFSYTDGKEVMGYSHEILLQIVEKVKSDLKMPNLQVRMTPITSQNRIPLVQNGTIDIECGSTTNNLERQKQVAFSNSLFVYGIKMLTKKDSGVKEFTDLKDRNVVTTAGTTGERLLVKMNGEKAMNMNLISTKDHGQSFLILETNRAAAFVMDEPLLYGERTKAKSAGDWVVVGAPLQTENYACMFRKDDPSFKKLADGVIAELQTSGRAEKLYNKWFMAPIPPRGINMNYPLSADMKALFAAPNDKAYQ; encoded by the coding sequence ATGAAACCACTGCACACCCGACGACCCGCCACCCGCCGCACGCTCGCGGCCGCCGCCCTGTTGCTGGCTGCCGGCGCCGCCCAGGCCGCCGACGGCGACACGCTGAAGAAGATCAAGGACAGCGGCGTGATCTCGCTGGGCTATCGCGAATCGTCGATCCCATTCTCGTACACCGACGGCAAGGAGGTGATGGGCTACTCGCACGAGATCCTGCTGCAGATCGTCGAGAAGGTGAAGAGCGATCTCAAGATGCCCAACCTGCAGGTGCGCATGACGCCGATCACTTCGCAGAACCGCATCCCGCTGGTGCAGAACGGCACCATCGATATCGAATGCGGCAGCACCACCAACAACCTGGAGCGCCAGAAGCAGGTGGCATTCTCCAACAGCCTGTTCGTCTACGGCATCAAGATGCTGACCAAGAAGGATTCGGGCGTGAAGGAGTTCACCGACCTGAAGGACCGCAACGTGGTCACCACCGCCGGCACCACCGGCGAGCGTCTCCTGGTCAAGATGAATGGCGAGAAGGCCATGAACATGAACCTGATCAGCACCAAGGACCATGGCCAGTCCTTCCTGATCCTGGAAACCAACCGCGCCGCGGCCTTCGTCATGGACGAGCCGCTGCTGTACGGCGAGCGCACCAAGGCCAAGAGCGCGGGCGACTGGGTGGTGGTCGGCGCACCACTGCAGACGGAGAACTACGCCTGCATGTTCCGCAAGGATGATCCTTCGTTCAAGAAGCTGGCCGATGGCGTGATCGCCGAGCTGCAGACCAGCGGCCGCGCCGAGAAGCTCTACAACAAGTGGTTCATGGCACCGATCCCGCCGCGCGGCATCAATATGAATTACCCGCTGTCGGCCGACATGAAGGCGCTGTTCGCGGCGCCGAACGACAAGGCCTACCAGTAA